The Elusimicrobiota bacterium DNA segment GCGCCGGCGCAGGGTCTTGAGCTTGTTGATCATCTCCGTGCCCATCTTGTCCGCGCGCTCCGGCAGCTTCTCGTCGAGGAGCACGTGGATGCCCGCGATGGCCGCCACGCAGGCCAGCGGGTTGCCTCCGAAGGTGGTGGAGTGCAGCCAGGGCTCGGGGAAGAGCTGCTCCCAGATGGTCTTGTTGGACACGAAGGCGCCGATGGGCATCACTCCGCCGCCCATGCCCTTGCCCAAGCACATGATGTCCGGGACCACGTTCCAGTGGTCCACGCAGAACATCTTGCCCGTGCGGCCGAAGCCGGTCTGGATCTCGTCGGCGATGAGGAGCGCTCCGAAGCGGTCGCAGAGCTCGCGCACCCTGGGGAAGTAATCGTCCGGGGGCACGTTGATGCCCCCCTCGCCCTGGATCGGCTCCAGGATCACGCCCGCGATGTCGTTGCCCACCTCGTCGGCTGACTTCAAGGCCGACTCCACGTAGTCCGCGTCGCCGTAGGGAACGTGGTAGCAGTCGGGCAGGATGGGCAGGAAGGGCTGGCGGAACTTGGCCTTGGCCGTGGCCGAGAGCGCGCCCAAGGTCTTGCCGTGGAAGCCGGAATTGGCCGCGATGAACGACTTGCGGCCCGTGTGCAGCATGGCCAGCTTCATGGCGCCCTCGACGGCCTCGGCGCCGGAGTTGCCGAAGAAGGAGAACTGCAGGTCTCCGGGGGTGATGTCGTTGACCAGCTTGGCCAGGATGGCCCGGAAGGGCTCCAAGAGCTCCTGGGAGTGCAGGGCTTGGCGCTTGAGCTGCTGCGAGACCGCCTCCACCACCTTGGGGTGGCGGTGGCCCACGTTGTATATCCCGTAGCCGCCCAAGAGGTCCAGGTACCTGCGGCCCTTGATGTCCTCGAAGCTGTTGGCGTTGTCCGCCCACTCGATGGAGATGTATTCCGTGGATACGGACTTGCGGTATTCGAGTATGCCGGGGTTTACGTGGTTGGCGTAGTAGTCCGCCGTGACCTGCGTCAGCCAGTTCTTGTCTTCGTCGTTGAGCGAGGTCTTGGCCACCAGTTCCAGGGTGCGCTGCGTCTCCTTGAGGATGTCCTGCGCGGAACTCTTCATTTTTGGGTCTCCCTGCAACGATGATGGGACTACATGAGCAACGGGTGCGCGATGGTCTCCTTGAAATTGAACACCTTGCGCCGCACAAGCTCCTTGAAGAATACGTCTGAAACGAGCAGTCCCTCGGGCGCGGCCACCCCGGACGGGGCCGTGGTGTGACCCAGCACGAGCATCTCGGCCGCCACCGCGCCTGTGAATCCCACGCCCATGGCGCCGGCGGTGAGCAGGCGCGTGGCCCGCATCTCGCAGTCCCAGGTCTTGACCAGGGGCCGGCGGTGGCGCGCGCCCGATATCTTGACCCGCATGACCTCGAAGTCGGCGGGCGTGCCCGCTGGCGCGGTCGCGCTCTGATGGGCCAGCGCGGTGACGAACTGCCGCGGCGATATGCGTTGGCCATCAACGGCGATGGGCGCGTCCTTGTCCAGGCCCATTCCCATCAGGAAGGTGAGCTGGCGCCGGACCACCTCGGGATAGACGATCTTGAAATGGAGGTTCTGCACGCCGGTGCCCTTGAGATGACCGGGCAAGGTCGCGGTCTCCGAATGGATCACGGTCACGGCCGAGCAACGGCCCAGAGGCTCGGGGAAATCGAGCTCTTCGGGCCCGGAGTGCGCCGGCACGGCGCGCATGCGCCCGTCCAGGAGGACCGGGGCCGGCGCCGCGTACTCTTCTAGCATGGTCCTGATGGAGAAGGGCGGCAGGAAGGCCTCCTCGCTCAAGGACGGGTCGTGGCTGGCGTCGTAGATGGCTACGGTCTCGATGGCCTCGAAGGAGGGCGCCATGCGCGAGACCATCATGTTGGTGATGCCCGGCGTGGAGCCGCAGCCCAGCACCGCGCGCAGGCCCGCGCGCCGGAACTGGCGATCGCGCGCGAGCTGGCGCAGGGTCATGTGGAAGAGGCCGCCCAGGTCCACGTAATGGGCTTTGAGGGCCAAGGCCAGGTCCATGGCCTTGAGGTTGTGCTCATACCAGACGCAGTTGAGCAGGGCCTGGCTGCCGCGCAGGGCCCTGGCGGCGCCGTTGGTGTCGGTTATGTCCACCCGGATGGTGCGGATCTTGCGGCGCTGGGGAATCTTGGCCAGGACCGCCCGCGCCCGGTCGAGGCTCAAGTCCGCGGCCAGGACGCGTTCCACCTTCGGGTTGGCCGCCAGATCATGGAGCGCGGCCTCGGCCATGAGGCCGAAGGCGCCCAGCACCGCTATCTGCATGGGAGAAACCCCGGGAAAATCGACTAAAATCCGATACTCAGTGATACTGTACAGCCTGTATCGGGCAGCATTATACCAGTTCGCTCAAGAGGGTGTCAAAGACGGATGCCCTGGACAGAGCTGCGGCTTTGGGGCTACACTATGGCCGCTTGATGATTTCCGATGAAGGCCTGCTGGATTTCTGCCGCGCCCTGGCCGACGCCGTGCGCAGCGGCCTGCCTTTGGGCGAGGCTCTCGAGATCCTGGCCAAGTCCTCAAGCCAAGGCCGGGCGCTGAGGGGCGCGGCGAAGCTGACAGCTGGCGGCCGTCCGCTCCACGAGGCGCTCCAGGCGCAGAAGATCTTCCCCCCGGTCTTCATCGCTTTGGTCCGGGCCGGCGAGGAGAGCGGCAAGGTCGACGAGTTCCTCGACCGCTTCGCCGACTGCCTCGAGGTCCGCGTCGATTTCCGCAGGCGGCTGCAGCGCGCCTTCATGTATCCGGCCTTCACGGTTCTCCTGGCCGCGGGGGTGTTCCTGTTCCTTTCCCTCAAGGCCGTTCCCATGATAATCGAGCCGCTGCTCAGCGCCGGCGTCGCGCCGCCCCGGGCTCTTTGGCTGCAGAGCCTCAGCGAGTATCTCTCCGAGCACTGGCAGGTGATCCTGGTCTTGCTCATCGCGGCGGGTCTGGCGCTGCGGGCGCTGGCGCGCTCAGGTCCCGCGCGCAAGCTGTGGGCCTTGGCCGGGCACTGGCTGCCGGTGTTCAGGTTCGCGGCCGTTCATTCCCGGCTCCACCAGATCTGCACCACCATGGGCCTCCTGCTCAAGGCGGGGATCCCTTTCGGCACGATGATGGACGTGCTGGGCCAGTTCTTCCAGGACGATTCCGTGACCCGCCGCCATTTCTCGCGGGCGTCGGCGCTGCTGTCCAAAGGCGGCACCTTCTGCGAGAGCGTGGGCGGCTGCCTGCCTCCGGATGACCGACGCAGCCTGGAGATCGCGGAGAAGTCGGGGCGGCTCGACGAAGCGCTGATCCGGCTGGGCAAGACTCATTACGACCTGCATTCGCATCGGATGAAGCTGCTGGCCACGGGCTTCAAGATATCGGCCACGGTCGCCTTGGCGCCGCTGTGCTTCGGGCTCATCATGGCTCTGCTCTGGCCGGTCTTGTCCTCCTTGAGCGCAGTGAAAGGATTCATCGCGGACCCACGCTCCTTCGGCTCAGCCCCGGCTGGCGACCGGGAGCCGTCGCTGAGCGGCGTGCAGGGGCGGTCGGGCGCAGGCTCCCACGGCGGCAAGGGCTCCGGTTGGTCGCGTTTCAACGAATCGCGGGCCAAGGAGATCGTGGACTTCATGTACAAGCATGCGCCGAGCCGCGGCGGCGCGGGCGGCGGCGAGTGGAAGAAGCCCAAGCTGGGACCGATGCCCCCGATGAAGGGCGTCCAGTTGCGGAAGATACAGCCCACTTCCGTCCAGTCGAGCGATTTCAGCGGGTCAGGGAAATTCCGGAACTAGCGAGGGGACTCTTTGCGGCCCAGACTGTCGGCCAGGAACACCCCGGCTCCCAGGCCCGCGCCGATGAGGAGTCCGCTGAGCAGGTCCAGCGGCGAGGGCACGAAGCTCCCGGGATGCCAGCGCCCCTGCGCGTAGGAAGGGACGATGCGCAGGAACAGCGACAAAGACAGGTAGCCGGCCAAAGACCCCAAGACGGCGCCCACAGCGCCGAGCCAGCGGCGGCGCGGGCACAGCAGCGCCCCCAGGGCCAGCGTCGTCCCCCAGGTGCCCAAGGAATGGGCGGCCAGCACCAGCCAGTACCAAGCCAAGGTCGGAGGGGCGCCGGCTTCCATGCCCCAGCGCGCCGTGCGGGTGAACAGGGCCATGGGCAGGGCGATGCCGAGGAAGGCTCCCCAGGCCCCGACCAACGTGATGCCCGGACGCAGAGACAGCCCGCAGGCGATGCCCCCATAGAGCAGGCCGAGATAGAGCGCGATGTCGAAGAAATGGGGGCCGTAGGGGCCCTTGAGCCAGGACTCGGCCCCGGCGCGCAGGCACGCGGTCACCAGGATATGGCCCAGGACCGCGCCCGCGAAACCGCCGGCCAAGCCGCGCAGCAGGGCCGCGGAAAGGCCGGGGATGGCGGGGCGTTCGTTGGTCACAGGCAGAACTGCCGCTGGCTGCGCGGGAGGTAGCGGCCGCAGCCGGGCCGGCCCAGCAGCCGGCCGCGGGAGACCATGCGCTGGCCGCGCAGGAACACCTCCCGGACGGCGCCGTGCACGGCGATGCCTGCGAAGGGCGTGTAGTCCACGGCGTGGTGCAGGTCGGCCGCGGCGATGGTCGTGCGGTGCTTGGGGTCGATGAGCACGATGTCCGCGTCGGCGCCGGGTCCCAGATGGCCTTTGCGGGGATAGAGGCCGAAGACCTTGGCCGGTCCCGTGGCCGTGAGCTCCACGAATCGGGCGGCCGAGATGCGGCCCTTCTGCACGGCTTCCCACATGAGGGGCAGGCGCGTCTCCACGCCCGGAGCGCCGCTCGGGATGAGGGAGAAGTCCTTGGCCCCGCGGTCCTTGCCGGGCCGGTCCGGCCGCGAGCGCATCGCGAAGGAGCAGTGGTCGGTGGCCACGGCTTGGAACTCGCCTGCGGCCAGGCCCTGCCAGAGCGCCTCGCCGTGCTCCCGGGAGCGCAGGGGCGGCGAGATGACGAAGCGCGCGGCGGCCGGGCCCGGCCGCTCGTATTCGCGCGAGTCGAGGTAGAGGTACTGCGGACAGGTCTCAGCCAGGATCGCCGTGCCGCGGGCCCGGCCGCGGCGCACCTCATCGAGCCCGGGCGCGGACGAGAGGTGCACGATGTAGACCGGGGCTCCGGCCGTCTCGGCCAGCGCCGCGGCGCGCCGCACGGCCTCCGCCTCCAGGGCCGGGGGGCGGGTCAGGGCGTGGAAGCGGGCCGCGGTGCGGCCTTCGGCGCGGGCTTGCCGCACGAGCTCCGCGATGGCCGCGCCGTTCTCGCAGTGCAGGCTCACCAAAGCCCCGAGCTCGTTGGAGCGCTGGAGCGCTCTTAAGATCGCTCCATCGTCGCTCATGAGGACCCCGGGATAGGCCATGTAGAGCTTGAAGCTGGTCACGCCCTCGCGCACCAGCCGGCCCATCTCGCGGCTGGCGCGCGCCGAGAGGTCGGTGATCGCCATGTGGAAGGCGTAGTCGGCCCAAGCTCGGCCCGCGGCCTTGGCCTGCCACTGGTCCAGCGCGGCCAGGAGGCTGCGGCCCGGGGTCTGGGTCGCGAAGTCGATGATCGTGGTGGTGCCTCCGCAGAGGGCCGCCCGGGTCCCGGTCTCGAAGTCATCAGCCGTGGTCCCGCCGGGATAGGGCATGTCGAGATGGGTGTGGGCGTCCACGCCGCCCGGCACCGCGATCAGGCCGCGGGACTCCAGGGCCTCGCGGGCCGGCCCCAGGGCCTCGCCCACGGCCGCGATGCGGCCGTCGGCCACGGCGATGTCCGCCACGAAGCTGTCGCAGGCGCTCTGGACGGTGGCGTTGCGGATGACGAGGTCGAAGGGCTTGCCGGCGGCCATTATTGGTTCTGGATGCGTCCGTTGAGCTGCCCGAGCCGTTCCGCCACGGGCGGGACGTTGAGGAATTTCTTCTCCCAGGTCAGCACCCGGTTGTCTTCTATGGGCAGGCGCAGCTGGTACTTGTTCTCCTCGGAGTTGTGCTCGAACTGCGTGCCGTAGATCTGGGGCTGGCCCATGGCCATGAGGTAGCGGTCCAAGGAGGAGGCGGCCAGCCAGCGCGCGGGTCGGTGCCCGTTGATGGCGGACATGACCGCGAGGCGGTGGGCGGTGAGGAAGTCCTTGGCCTCGCTGCCGTGCAGAAGAATCACCGCCGCCCGGTAGAGGTCCAAAGAGGTGTTGACCTCGCCTTTGGACATCATGTCGAGCGTCATGGCCTTGCGCATGGCGTCGCGGTGCTTGAGCTCGGTCACGGCCTGGGGCGAGTCGTAGACCTTATGCCGGTCGCTTTGGTCGGCCTGGTAGATGTCGTCCAGCTGCAGATTGTCGGTCTCAGGCGGCATGGCGTTCTGATTCTAGCTTATTTGATGACCTGTATCCTCCCGATGGAAGGCTGGGGCACCAGGGCCTTGGAGAGGGCGCCGACTCCTCCCGCGACGTAGAGGGTCGCCACGATGACCACGCTGGAGAGGAGGATGCCCACGGCGACGTTGCCTTTCATGAGCTCCTGGCCTTCCTGCATCCGGCGGGTGAACCGGCCGAAGAGGCGTAAAGTGAGCGATATGGTCAGTACGGCCAGGAACAAGGACAGGCCCAGGTGCGCCAAGCCCAGCAGGAGCATCTGCCAGAGGGCCAGGGGCGCGGTGTCGGGCGCGGTCATGTAGAGGCGGAACATGCCCACCACGGATTCCATGCCCTTCTGCAGGAAGACGGAGGCGCAGATGAGGATGGTGCCGACGAGCAGGCCGGTGGCGACGTTGCCTTTCTTGATCTCGGCTTCCATGTCGAAGTCGGGGTTGGCCCGGATGAAGACGCGGTAGGTCACGAAGATGACCGCGCCCGACATCAAGACCGCCAGCAGGAACTCGAAGAGGCTCACCAGCACTCGCATCAGGAACATGATCGTCTCCTTGGTTTTCGGGGCTCACCCCGAGCTGTTCGTGAACGGCTCCACCTGGAATCCTTCCGCGGCCTGCAGCATGGGCATGGTGTCCACGCCCACCTGGCCCGGGGGCAGCCAGGCCGGCCCGGCGGGCTCGATGAGGACGTAGCGCAGGCCCTGCCACTCCACGAAAACCTCGCCTTGGGCGGGCAGGCGGAGGATGGCCATGAGGTAGTGCTCGGGCACGGCGATGCCCACGATGCGCATGCTGGACCAGTTGGACAGGATGGAGGCCAGCAGGGCGGTCTTGGTGTCGCAGTCGCCCCAGCCGCGGACCATGGCCATGGCCGGGGGCAGGATGCCGCCGGTGTGCTTGCCGCCCTCGAGGTCGGCTGGGACCTGGTAATGCAATGCGGTCTGGACCATGGCCGCGGCCGCGCCCACCAAGGTCTCGGGGTCGTAGTGGTTGCGCGCGGCGACGGAGTCCAATGCCAAAGCCACGGGCCGGAGGGCCGCGAGGCTCCTCTTGGCGATGGCGGGGACGTCCGCCGTGACGACGTTGCCGGCCAGGAGCTTGAAGCCTTTGGAGGCGAGGTGGTCCCGGCGCTTGCGCTCGTACTCGGCCTGGAGGTTGGCCATGGCGCTGTCGAGCTGGGATTGGGTCTTGTGGGTGGCCACCGCGAGCTTGAAGGCGCTTTTGCGGGCGTCGTTGTGCCATTGGGACAAGGCGTCGAGGCCGGCCTGGCTGTACCAGAAACCGTCGCAGTATGCGGCGTAGGAGTTCCTGGGGATCTGGTAGCGGACCTGGAGCCGGTCTCGGTTGAAGTTCTGGAAAGAGTACTCGGCGAAGAAGGAATCCGGGGTCCGGCCGAGGCGCTGGGAGGCGCGGGCCTGGCCTTGGGGGTCGTTGCGGCCGGCCGGCTGGGAATAGCGGCCGGTGACGCGGGGGAAGATGGCCTGTTCGCAACGCCAGCAGAGGCGTGCGGCGGCGGCGTAGCAGAGGATGCTCAGGGCCGTCGCGACCCGGAGGGAGAGCCCGGCGCGCATGGGCAAAGATACCATTTTCAGCGACGGGGGATGCCGCTGAAAATTGCTAGAATCCGGGGG contains these protein-coding regions:
- a CDS encoding putrescine aminotransferase; this translates as MKSSAQDILKETQRTLELVAKTSLNDEDKNWLTQVTADYYANHVNPGILEYRKSVSTEYISIEWADNANSFEDIKGRRYLDLLGGYGIYNVGHRHPKVVEAVSQQLKRQALHSQELLEPFRAILAKLVNDITPGDLQFSFFGNSGAEAVEGAMKLAMLHTGRKSFIAANSGFHGKTLGALSATAKAKFRQPFLPILPDCYHVPYGDADYVESALKSADEVGNDIAGVILEPIQGEGGINVPPDDYFPRVRELCDRFGALLIADEIQTGFGRTGKMFCVDHWNVVPDIMCLGKGMGGGVMPIGAFVSNKTIWEQLFPEPWLHSTTFGGNPLACVAAIAGIHVLLDEKLPERADKMGTEMINKLKTLRRRFPKLCTDVRGKGFMIGIEFPTDAIGYEVSKGLFDNGVLVAGTLFSAKTLRIEPPLTLTAKEMDLAVSTIEKVFKEVNAKHFEPRRPPTLRKP
- a CDS encoding saccharopine dehydrogenase NADP-binding domain-containing protein yields the protein MQIAVLGAFGLMAEAALHDLAANPKVERVLAADLSLDRARAVLAKIPQRRKIRTIRVDITDTNGAARALRGSQALLNCVWYEHNLKAMDLALALKAHYVDLGGLFHMTLRQLARDRQFRRAGLRAVLGCGSTPGITNMMVSRMAPSFEAIETVAIYDASHDPSLSEEAFLPPFSIRTMLEEYAAPAPVLLDGRMRAVPAHSGPEELDFPEPLGRCSAVTVIHSETATLPGHLKGTGVQNLHFKIVYPEVVRRQLTFLMGMGLDKDAPIAVDGQRISPRQFVTALAHQSATAPAGTPADFEVMRVKISGARHRRPLVKTWDCEMRATRLLTAGAMGVGFTGAVAAEMLVLGHTTAPSGVAAPEGLLVSDVFFKELVRRKVFNFKETIAHPLLM
- a CDS encoding type II secretion system F family protein, with amino-acid sequence MISDEGLLDFCRALADAVRSGLPLGEALEILAKSSSQGRALRGAAKLTAGGRPLHEALQAQKIFPPVFIALVRAGEESGKVDEFLDRFADCLEVRVDFRRRLQRAFMYPAFTVLLAAGVFLFLSLKAVPMIIEPLLSAGVAPPRALWLQSLSEYLSEHWQVILVLLIAAGLALRALARSGPARKLWALAGHWLPVFRFAAVHSRLHQICTTMGLLLKAGIPFGTMMDVLGQFFQDDSVTRRHFSRASALLSKGGTFCESVGGCLPPDDRRSLEIAEKSGRLDEALIRLGKTHYDLHSHRMKLLATGFKISATVALAPLCFGLIMALLWPVLSSLSAVKGFIADPRSFGSAPAGDREPSLSGVQGRSGAGSHGGKGSGWSRFNESRAKEIVDFMYKHAPSRGGAGGGEWKKPKLGPMPPMKGVQLRKIQPTSVQSSDFSGSGKFRN
- the hydA gene encoding dihydropyrimidinase, producing MAAGKPFDLVIRNATVQSACDSFVADIAVADGRIAAVGEALGPAREALESRGLIAVPGGVDAHTHLDMPYPGGTTADDFETGTRAALCGGTTTIIDFATQTPGRSLLAALDQWQAKAAGRAWADYAFHMAITDLSARASREMGRLVREGVTSFKLYMAYPGVLMSDDGAILRALQRSNELGALVSLHCENGAAIAELVRQARAEGRTAARFHALTRPPALEAEAVRRAAALAETAGAPVYIVHLSSAPGLDEVRRGRARGTAILAETCPQYLYLDSREYERPGPAAARFVISPPLRSREHGEALWQGLAAGEFQAVATDHCSFAMRSRPDRPGKDRGAKDFSLIPSGAPGVETRLPLMWEAVQKGRISAARFVELTATGPAKVFGLYPRKGHLGPGADADIVLIDPKHRTTIAAADLHHAVDYTPFAGIAVHGAVREVFLRGQRMVSRGRLLGRPGCGRYLPRSQRQFCL